AGAAGAGGGAAAACTCACACTTTACCTGCATTTAAAAAATGCTTGACGCGCAGTTTATTTAATGCACATGATATCATTTTGGCAAAACTTTAACGCATTCCAAAACCTTCAGAATGGAATTTTAATAATGACTAGGATTTCAGAGTTTTATATCGAACACTTGTACGGGCTATACAATCACAAAATAAATTTTGATCACCCTGAAGGAATCTCAATACTGCACGGCCCGAATGGCGTTGGAAAAACTGCGGTTTTGAAATGTATAAATTATATATTCTCATCAAATTTCGAAGAACTTATTAAAATCCCATTTAACAGGGTAAGCATCACATTAAGCAATGCGCTGCGAATATTAGTTACACAGTTAAAAACAACCTCTTCAGGTGGATCTGGAAAAGAACCATCTCCAACCGGAAAGCTAGAGGTAATTATTTTCTCAAATGAAAAGCTATTAGCCAGACATACATTCAACACCATCTCACAAACACAATCAGATCTCTCTAGGCTTTACAGCAAGATAGCCGCCTCGGCTCGCTCTGCATCGGTGACCGAAAACTATCGAAGCCTTATAGAAAGCAAAAGCTACATAGACAACCATTCCACATCAGATACATCAGAAGAACTTACACTAGACGACAAAGACGCTATCCTTTCTGAAAGTATAAAAAACAGAAAAAAAACCGGATCCAAAGCAGTAAAAGAAATACTAAGCACATTTTCTGTTCATTTCGTAGAAACCAATCGATTATATCGACCAACTATGGAGCCCAATCCAAACATTGCTATCGGAGTGATTGGTACCAAGTTAAGCAAAATGACCCCAACTGTTCACGAGTGCGCTCGAGATTTGGTCGCACACATAAACTCAGCGTTAAAAAGCTACGGTGCAAACGCACAGAAGTTAGACCAATCATTTCCACACAGATTTATTTCAGAATCACAGCCTTCAATGAGCATTGAAGAGCTAAAAATTAAATTTAGCGAAACCGTTAACAAGCTAAGGGACCTACGAGCAATAGGGTTATTAGAAGCAGAGTCGGTTCAACCCTTCGATATCAAAAGCCTTGACACCGTAGACTTCAACAAACTTGAAATAATGAGCTTATTTGTAAGAGACAGCCAACTTAAATTAACAGTTTTCGACAGCTTACTTGCGCGAGCTCAGCTACTTTTAGGTAGCATGGAGAAAAAATTCAGAAATAAACGGGTTCTTTTAAGTAAAGCGAGAGGCCTTTATGTGAAACTTGACTCAGGTGACGAACTGCCCTTAGAGTCTTTATCCTCCGGCGAACAACATGAACTAGTTTTAATGTACGAGTTACTTTTCAAAGTACCATCAGGAACACTCGTCCTTATAGACGAGCCTGAACTATCCCTACATGTAAGCTGGCAAAAAGCTTTTTTACCAGAACTAATTTCCGTTGCGAAAGAGGTAGGATTTAACGCAGTGGTCGCAACACACTCTCCATTCATTGTTGGAGGCCGTCATGATCTGATGTCTGCCTTGGATGCGGAGTCAGACGATGAGTGACTGGGATAAAAGTGTCGGAGTTATTGTTTCCGAAATAATTATGATGGAGACAAGCTCGAAAGGACTGTATTGGTTAGTTGAAGGCCCAAGTGATATTCGTTTTTTTGAAGCAAGGAAAGATCCAGAGGTCGAGCTTATAGTAAGCGGCGGCAAAAGAAACGTAATAGGGTCAATACAAGCCTTGACTACAAACCCTGTTTCAAAACGAATGCTAGGTATCGTTGATGCAGATATCGATTGGCTGCTAGCAGTTGACTCGATACCAGGAAACATAATAACTACCGACCCAAGAGACTTAGAAGGCGTCCTATTAAGATCAAGTGCGTATGGTAAAGTATTGGCGGAATTCTCTGACCCTGCCAAAGTCAAAGCCTTTGAAAAAAACCGTAGCTGTACCGTTCTTGAATATGTACGCGACATTGCAATTCAATTTGGAAAAATCCGTGCAGTCAACGATTTAACTAATAGCGTTTCGTTAAGAAGGTTTCGCCCGCAAGCTTTTATGCAAAAGGGCGCTTGGGCTTACGACTTTGATAGTGTGAATCGCTATGCTATTGAAAAAGGGGTTTGTCTTTCCATTGACGATCTAGAAGTGAAAATCCAAGCACTGCCGGAGGTTGATCCTTGGAATTATGTCAGAGGACATGATGCGGTTAATATTTTAGCAGGTGGAATGATTTGTGAAATTGGACGAGGTGGTAAAGTAGACGCCGACCGAATCGAAAGCGTATTGAGATCTGGAATAGAAGAGGTGGAATTTCGCGAGACTAAACTTCACCGTTCCATTGCAGCTTGGAATCTCGCTAGAAGCACGCCTACTTTATAGTTTTATCCAGCACTAACATTCCCGCAAAAGACAATTAAAATGGAGAGAATCTTATTTTGATAGCAACTTCAACCATCACATTGCACCAAACTCAACCAATGAAAAACTTATTACAGCACGCGAGGTAGCCGCTATGTTGTTAGGACACGAAAAAACCGATTTCCTACTTTACGAAATCGGTTTGCTTAGTCTTAAAGCAGCACTATCCACTCGAAGCGAAACTTGGCCTGTTTACGCATCGTCCACCACCCACTCGCAACGAGTAAAAGTAAAGAGCAGCTTCCGACGAGTACTTAAAGACATTTCAGCCACATATTCGAGCAAACGCATATCCGAAGCCGAGCACGTCGAATACATCGACAAACTTGCATTAGAATTTTCCAAGGAGCATAAAGACGCGCTACATGAGGGACGTCTCCGGTTTGGTGTCGCGCAGAAGCTGGTCAACATTCATTTGAAATACCTTTGGACAGCGGGATTTTGCGAAGAACCTCCCCATTGCCCCTTGGACGGAATCGTGCGTGATCTCGCAAAACTTGATTACGACTGGACTTCCAATGACTGTAAATCACAATATCTGAAAACGATTAGCGAGCTTAAGCTCACTGCCGCTCCAAGGAGCTTATCCGTATGGGAACTTCAGGAGTTCCGACGCAGGGCTCAGCAGAATTGAAACAATCAATTTACTCCGATTTTCTGATCTCAGGAGCTAGATGATACATCCACTTCGACCTCAGCAATACGCTTATAGGAAGTAGCATTTCCGCGGGCTAATTTTACGCTTTTTTCTGCACGTATCAGTTCGGCCACCTTACCGGTGTCGCTGATACACTGCATCTGTAAACACCTTTTGGCAGCCAATGAGTGGTTCTAGAATGGATATCAAAGAGTTTTGCCTCGCTCATCAGTTCAACATGGAAAAAAGCACGATAGCGTCAGGTGGTGGCAGCTTTGAGATGACGGAGCTGAAAACTTTGCCTATCGAATTCTTGAGCTTGGCGGAAGACGATTTTGAGCGCGGCGGATTGTCGGCCCTTGTTAATGCAACGACTAATGTTAAACGTGCAATTGTCTGCCAGCTTGACCAGTTGTTAATCTCGTTTGGTTATCAGTCACTCAGATGGAATATTCCAAAAAAAATAGAAAGTTTGAGAGCGTTAGGATTATTGGCGCCGAGTCTTTTGCGAAAAGTCGTCAGCGTGCGAAATCTCCTTGAGCACGAATACGAAACTCCCAGCCTTAAAACAGTTGAGGAGGCTCTGGACATTGCGAGTCTATTTGTAATGTCCGCGTCGGCGATGTTCATTCCTTTTGAAGATGTGCTTGAATTTTCGCTGCCAAGCAGTTCTGTTGAGGGTGGCTCTGTAACGCATATCACGGCCGGACTAAACCGAGAGCCTCGAGGTGTTTTCTATACTGTCTATGCGTATCAACCGGGCGGATATGGCGGGCTATGTGTTGGTCAATGTGAAATTCAATCAGGGCATATGCTTTTCGAAGCAATGGTCAGACTTTCTGCATCTCTAACGCTTCGATACAGGGTCGATCAAGCTCTTAGAAATTTTGAGACTACTTACGCCCAGCTTTAACAACTTACTCGAGCTTTAAGCGGGAAATTAAAAACGAATCCAATTCCCCCCGACTGTCCGCTCCTAAATTTTTACATTTCGAGAACTCTGATGACTTCTGAAAGCGAAAAATACATTCAAATCAAGGCTCAGATCGAGCAAGCCTACAAGCAAGCCGTGCGAACTACCCGAACTCAACGAAAATCTAATAAAACCTATCGCATTGAAATTCAATACTTTTGGCTGGCAATGATAAGTCCGTCAATTCTGGCAGTATTACTTGCCATAATCAGTACATTCTACAATGCTCAGTGGCTTTACATTACGAGCTGGGGATTGATTGCCATGTCTTACCTAGCCCTATTCCTCTACCCTTTCATCGGCATAGTGCTTTATCGCCACTCATTAATAAAAGTGATCACCGCACCATTTGCAAGCCTACTGGAATGGAACGTAAAAATGGTAATGCACGTCGACGCACAGTATTTACCTCAGCTCATATCGCTTCCCCATGAAACTTTAAAACTTGGTGCACTCGAACTAAAAAGCGAACGTTGCGGATTCGAAAAACGCACTTATATGGTTACCGGAGCCTTGGAAAAAATCGGGATCATCCCCGGCTCACTTGCCCTATTTATCGGCATTTCGACACTAACCAAGACTCTTGACAGCGTAGGCGTCAGCGCAAGTATGGACTGGATATTTGCTGTTACAGTGGCAAACATATTTTTCTTTTTTATGTGTGGCTACGTGCAGATGATGCTAGTGCAATATAATCGCATGATCGCGCTGACCGAACTGGCTGTAGAGCTAAAAAAAGAGCTCGTCGAAACTCAAGAGCCCGCACCGTGCCAACATGGCTAGTCCCCCAATAAATACTGGACCGCATCAAAGGGGACCATCAAAGGGGACAGATTTATTTTCGGAATCAAACCACCCCGACTTCTCGACCTACTTACTAGGAATAGATCTATTCGCCCCCTAGATGACTCTATGAGATATACGACTCCCACTGCACTCCCCGCATCACCAAGCGTCCTGTAACTTTGGACAACAGTGCAAGCAGGCGTGCAAGGCCAACGGCAGGATCATTGAACACAAGGTAAGAACTTGAGCCACTCACACCAAACAATACACCTTCATTCTTCACAAGAATTCCCTTTGTTAAATCAAAGTAAACATCTGGCTGACGCGCCTCTTGCAGCGCTACCAGGGTTTGCTCAATGCTCTCTAAAGGAGATCCGCCATATGTGAGAATAACGTTCAATATTCGATTATAAGGCCAATCCAAGTCACCCAACTGCACACCTTCAAGCGTACTTGGAGAAAGTGCTTTAACGCTCTCAATATTGAGAAATATAGCCTCAAGGACAGATGGCGTTATATCTGTTTTAATCTCGAACGTTGCAACGGTTCCTTCTTGAAATATGAGGTCATGGCCGCTAGCAAACGGAAGCCTAGGCATGGACTTCAACATCAGAACAATATCTTGTTGTTTAGAACGCCGCCCCTCCGAGTCAATGATCACTCCGCTTACGACGCTGGTCATTTCCGGAAGATGTGCAAGAAGGAAGTCTTGAATAAGCCGCTCTCGCGCTGAACCTGCTGTGACAGAGTGCCCCAGCACCTTAGTCATTTCGTATTGAGCATTTAAGGCTTTTACAGCCCCATGACAGTATTCAACTAATGGTTTCACTGACTTGCTCCCTGCAAGGAAATAGTTTTCGGGATTGTCTACTAATCGGTAGACAGCTGCAAAGAAACTAACCCCAATACAACTCAATGGCTCCGCTGACCGGAAGTGATCATTCACCCAATTAAATCATGGCCTCGTGAGGCTCGGCATCTCCACCCCCTCCCCCAACCGCTCCACCTCCAACCGCACCCTCTCCCCACCCTGCTCAATCACCACCCCATCCCCCTCCACCGCCACCAACTTCACCCCAGGACTCACCCGCTCCCCCTGTAAAAAACTCCTCGGTGGCCCGTCATTCAGGCTGAGTATCGCCACCGCCCCCCGGCTCCCTGCCATCACGCCGCTGACCTTGATCTCCACCGGCGCCGTGCGATTGGAAAACCACTGCAACGCCGGGTTATCGCTGCGCGCCGCGAGCAGTTGCGGGGTGGCCGCCGGGGTGTGGGATTCGGCGGTGGTCAGGAGCAGGGATGACCAGGTGGCGATGCCGACCAGGGCGGCCAGCAGTGCGGCGGCCTGGATGATTTGGGGGGGTGAAAAGCGTGCGGTGAATCTCATGGGCTGAATCTCCTTTTAGTCCCGGTGACCAGACTACGCGGCAATTCTCACGGTTTTATTTCACACGCCTTACATGTTGGCCGTGCAGGATGGTTTTTTGGGACGGGCTGGACGCAAGGGAGTGCGCATTCGATGAACCGGTGCAGGCAGCAGGGTTTTACGCTGATCGAGTTGATGGTGGTGCTGGTGATCATCGGGATCGCCAGTGCGGCGATCAGTCTGAGTATCAAGCCCGATCCGTTGCAGTTGCTGCGCAAGGACGCCGAGCGCGTGGCGCAGTTGCTGCAGATTGCCCAGGCTGAGGCCCGCGCCGATGGCCGGCCGATTGCGTGGTTGAGCGATGGCAAGGGGTTTCGGTTCAGTCGGCGCAGTGACAGTGGCAAGGGTTTTGATCATTTCGATCGGGACCCGCAGTTGCGACCGCGTCCCTGGCAGAGTCCGAAGCTGGAGGTGCGGGTGGAGCCCAAGCAGAAAGTGGTGCTGAACGCGGAGTGGATCAATCCGCCGCTGCAGTTGACGCTGTCTGACGGGCTCAATCGGTTGAGTGTGCTGCGCGATGCTTCGGGTCGGATTAGCGTGCAATGAACAGACAACAAGGTTTTACGCTGATCGAGGTGATGGTCGCGATTCTGTTGATGGCGGTGGTCAGTCTGATTGCCTGGAAGGGGCTGGACAGTGTCACCCGCGCCGACAAGCATTTGCAGGCCAGTGGTGAGCAGAGCGACAGCCTGTTGCGGGCGTTGAATCAGATGCAGCGGGATGTGGAGATGCGCGCCGGGATTGAGCTGACGGAGCCGAAGAAGGTTGGCACCGAGGATGAACCGGCGACGGCGCCGCCTGCCGTTACGGTGCGCAGCAGTGACAGCAAGGGGTTTCGGTTGGACATCATTCGGAGTGCGGCGGATCAGCCGGGGGCGTTGCAGCGAGTGCGCTGGTGGCTCAAGGGGGACACGTTGTATCGCGCGGTCGCGCCGGCGCGGAGTCGGTATCCGTTGCCGGCGCCTACGGCTGGGGTGGCGGTTTTGGGTGAGGTGAGTGATTTGCAGGTGCGGGTTTGGGAGGCGGACAAGGGGTGGCGGCAGTTGAGCGGGAATCGGCGGGAGGATCCGTTGGGGTTGGAGGTGCGGTTGACTCGGGAGACGGCGCAGGGGGTGGAGAAGTATCGGCAGGTGATGGGGCCGTTGCAGTAGCGGCGGTCACCGTTGAACTTTGTGGGAGCCAGCCTGCTGGCGATGCGGTGGGTCAGGCAATGAGATGTCGGATGTGCGGGCCTCATCGCCAGCAGGCTGGCTCCCACAGGGGGTATGGGGTGTTTGTGGGGGTTGTGTCGGGTTAGCTGAGGACGACGACGCCACCCGGCAATTCAGTGCATTTGACGCCGTAGGCATCGCGGATCAGCGCGCCGACGCCGGCCAGTTGGTCGAGGGAGAAACGTGCTTGTACGCGGCGCTGGCCGAGTTCGCGGTTGAGCAGCAGCAACATCCCCGGGCGGTAGCGGTTGATCTCGTCGATCATCTGGCTGAGGCTCGTGCCGTTGAACACCAGTACCTGCTGACGCCAGTTCATCACCGCCGCCGTATCTACGCTTTGCACGGTGCCAACCTGTTGCGCGTCATAGGTCAGTTGCTGGCCTGGTTCCAGGCGCAGGCTGCGGCCTTCGACTTCCACGTCCACCGCGCCATCAAGGCACGTCACGCACACCTGCTGATCGAGGTTGCGCAGGTTGAAGCGCGCCCTGCTCGCCCGCAACCAGCCGCCACCCGCCTGCATCGCCATCGGCAGCCGTGCGGTCTGCACTTCGACTTCGCCGCTGACCAGTTCAAAACCTTGCACGCCCTCATCCACAGAACGCTGGTTGATGCGGGTCTGAGTGTTCAATTCCAGGCTCAAGCCATCGGCCGGTTCGACCCGGCGTTGCTGGCCGACTTCGGTGATGTAATCCGCGCCAAGTCCGGAGAACCCGCCCGGTATCGTGCCACGCACCAGCAGGAACGCCGCCGATGCGGCAATCGCGCCGCCGAGAAAGGCCCGTCGTCCAAACCTGCGTGGAGCCCGCAATTCTTCCGCCGCCGGTTGCAGCAGGTGCCACAAGGCCTTGCACTCTTCGAAGGCGCGGGCGTGTTCGGGGCTTTGGGCGCACCACTGACGCAGCGCTCGGGCGTCGGCGACCGTGGCGCGGCCGGAGGTCAGCAGGATCAGCCAGTCGCGGGCTTCGCTTTGCAGACGCTCGGCAGGCGTGGGCTCGGCAGGTGTCAGACGGAAGATGTTCAAACGCACAGGTACTCGACGGGTTGATCGGGACACTAAATCGGAGCTTCATTCACTAGACGGTTTTCCGGCCCCGCGACCGAACCGCTGAAACACTTTTCTTTCCAGTTTGGCCGCGCAGTGTCCGAGGGCAGCCTTGATTTCCTTCTCGACCATGCGCGTGGAGATGCCGAAACGCTGGGAGATTTCCAGGTGCGGCGCTTCTTCCAGCCGTGCGGCGATGAAGATCCGGCGACGCCGGGCCGGCAGTTCGTAGAGGGCGCTGAGCAGGGACTGGATTTCCTTTTGGCCGCCGACCACGCGCATCGGGTCCAGCGCTTCGTCGCTGACTTGCAGCAGTTCTTCGACTTCGCTGCCGGTGAGCAGCCGTGCATCGGCCTGGCGGCGGTCGGCGGCGATGTTCAGGGCCATGCGATAGAGGTAGGCGTTGGGCCGCAGCAGGTTCGGCGGCGCTTCCATGCGGTCGACCCGCAGGTAGGTTTCGTGCAGCACGTCGTTGGCCAGGTCCTCCGAGCCGAGACGGCGTCGCAGGCGCACCCGAAAGTCCTCGTAGGACGTCAGGAACAGCTGGACCATCGAACTTTGTCCGGCGTCTTTCATCCCCCGGAAACTCCTTCCCATTGTGTGCATTCCATGCGCTTTCCTGACGATTCGGGTAACAACAGCAACGTGACTGGCTGGCGCAATGCGCCGGGTGTGGGCCGGTCGATCCTGAGCGTGTGAAAACTGTCTACCAGCGCTGCATCGCGCCGAATATCGCCGGTCGAGGTCACCAACCGGTTGTGCTGCACCACGCCGTCGCGACCGATCCACAGCTGCAACACCGCGCGAAAACTGCCGGGCCGGGTCAGCGGCGAACGGCACAGGTTGCGTTCGATGGCCGCCTGCACCGCCGTGGCGTAACTGCGGTTGACCGCGACGCTGGCGGGGGTCGGTTTCTCCGCCGGCATTGGCACTTCTTCGACTTGCGCAACCTGCAAGGTGAACGCGTCGTCGCGGCTGTACTTGGCCATCAATCCACTACCACCGAGCATCCGCCGCAGCGCTTCGGCGGCGGTGAATTCACCGTCCACCGCCAGCGAACGTCGACCGCGACTCAACTGGCTGTCGACCAACACCGCCATGCCGGTGGTGCGGCTGAACTGATCGAGGGCGCGGGCCAGTTCCTGGGCCGGGATGTGCAGCGTCATGCGCATCGTCGCCGGCACCGGATCGGCGCTGGCGCGGCTCAGAAACAAGCCAAGCAGCAGCCCCAGACAGAGCTGGCGCATGAGCGCTGAGCGCACAACATCCTCCCTGGCACGGCCTCGCTGCACGGCTGATGTATCCCTGAAAACCGTCATCCTGAGGGCTGTTTATGAATCTGGTGTGACGGCCACTGCAAAAAAACCATCACGGGATCGGCGCGCCCGTTGCACTAGACTCTTGAGTCAGAGCGGCCCCTTCGGGCCGGCCAGGAGGCACACATGAAATCACTGTGGACATTGGCGCTGAGCGGGCTGTTGTTGACGCTGTCGGGCGGCGTGCAGGCCGAGCAGGCGGTGGGTTGCGTCGAGGTGACCGTGGGCGGTTACAAGGCGCCGAATTACGACTGCCTGAGCCAACAGATGGGCAACAACCCCGACGGCGCGGCGGCTGCGCAAAAGAATCAGGAAGCGATGAATGTGCCGGTCAACAAGCGCCCGCCGAATCAGGTGGGACTGGCGACGCCGGCGGCTACCAGTACGCGGATGGGCAATACGTTTGGCACGTCGGTGAAACCGCAGCGGCCACCGAACTAGTTTCGTAGATCAGTCACTGGGGACTTGCCGAAAACTCACCGCCAGGCGATTCCAGCTGCTGATGGTGCTGACGGCCATGGTCAGGTCCACCAGTTCGCCTTCGTTGAACTTTGTTCGCGCCTGTTCATAGACATCGTCCGGCACATGACTTTCCGCCAGCAGTGTCACTGCGTCGGTCCACGCCAGCGCTGCCCGCTCGCGCAGGTTGAAGAAGCCGCTGTCACGCCAGACC
This genomic window from Pseudomonas kribbensis contains:
- a CDS encoding carboxymuconolactone decarboxylase family protein, which gives rise to MSPRLDYYSASPKAMKAMIALEALTSSLSIEAPLLHLIKIRASQLNGCAFCTDMHSVEARRAGETDRRLYAIAVWRDSGFFNLRERAALAWTDAVTLLAESHVPDDVYEQARTKFNEGELVDLTMAVSTISSWNRLAVSFRQVPSD
- a CDS encoding DUF6602 domain-containing protein is translated as MKPLVEYCHGAVKALNAQYEMTKVLGHSVTAGSARERLIQDFLLAHLPEMTSVVSGVIIDSEGRRSKQQDIVLMLKSMPRLPFASGHDLIFQEGTVATFEIKTDITPSVLEAIFLNIESVKALSPSTLEGVQLGDLDWPYNRILNVILTYGGSPLESIEQTLVALQEARQPDVYFDLTKGILVKNEGVLFGVSGSSSYLVFNDPAVGLARLLALLSKVTGRLVMRGVQWESYIS
- a CDS encoding DUF4435 domain-containing protein, translating into MSDWDKSVGVIVSEIIMMETSSKGLYWLVEGPSDIRFFEARKDPEVELIVSGGKRNVIGSIQALTTNPVSKRMLGIVDADIDWLLAVDSIPGNIITTDPRDLEGVLLRSSAYGKVLAEFSDPAKVKAFEKNRSCTVLEYVRDIAIQFGKIRAVNDLTNSVSLRRFRPQAFMQKGAWAYDFDSVNRYAIEKGVCLSIDDLEVKIQALPEVDPWNYVRGHDAVNILAGGMICEIGRGGKVDADRIESVLRSGIEEVEFRETKLHRSIAAWNLARSTPTL
- a CDS encoding type II secretion system protein N is translated as MRFTARFSPPQIIQAAALLAALVGIATWSSLLLTTAESHTPAATPQLLAARSDNPALQWFSNRTAPVEIKVSGVMAGSRGAVAILSLNDGPPRSFLQGERVSPGVKLVAVEGDGVVIEQGGERVRLEVERLGEGVEMPSLTRP
- a CDS encoding secretin and TonB N-terminal domain-containing protein; its protein translation is MRQLCLGLLLGLFLSRASADPVPATMRMTLHIPAQELARALDQFSRTTGMAVLVDSQLSRGRRSLAVDGEFTAAEALRRMLGGSGLMAKYSRDDAFTLQVAQVEEVPMPAEKPTPASVAVNRSYATAVQAAIERNLCRSPLTRPGSFRAVLQLWIGRDGVVQHNRLVTSTGDIRRDAALVDSFHTLRIDRPTPGALRQPVTLLLLPESSGKRMECTQWEGVSGG
- a CDS encoding AAA family ATPase translates to MTRISEFYIEHLYGLYNHKINFDHPEGISILHGPNGVGKTAVLKCINYIFSSNFEELIKIPFNRVSITLSNALRILVTQLKTTSSGGSGKEPSPTGKLEVIIFSNEKLLARHTFNTISQTQSDLSRLYSKIAASARSASVTENYRSLIESKSYIDNHSTSDTSEELTLDDKDAILSESIKNRKKTGSKAVKEILSTFSVHFVETNRLYRPTMEPNPNIAIGVIGTKLSKMTPTVHECARDLVAHINSALKSYGANAQKLDQSFPHRFISESQPSMSIEELKIKFSETVNKLRDLRAIGLLEAESVQPFDIKSLDTVDFNKLEIMSLFVRDSQLKLTVFDSLLARAQLLLGSMEKKFRNKRVLLSKARGLYVKLDSGDELPLESLSSGEQHELVLMYELLFKVPSGTLVLIDEPELSLHVSWQKAFLPELISVAKEVGFNAVVATHSPFIVGGRHDLMSALDAESDDE
- a CDS encoding FecR family protein is translated as MNIFRLTPAEPTPAERLQSEARDWLILLTSGRATVADARALRQWCAQSPEHARAFEECKALWHLLQPAAEELRAPRRFGRRAFLGGAIAASAAFLLVRGTIPGGFSGLGADYITEVGQQRRVEPADGLSLELNTQTRINQRSVDEGVQGFELVSGEVEVQTARLPMAMQAGGGWLRASRARFNLRNLDQQVCVTCLDGAVDVEVEGRSLRLEPGQQLTYDAQQVGTVQSVDTAAVMNWRQQVLVFNGTSLSQMIDEINRYRPGMLLLLNRELGQRRVQARFSLDQLAGVGALIRDAYGVKCTELPGGVVVLS
- the gspH gene encoding type II secretion system minor pseudopilin GspH, with protein sequence MNRCRQQGFTLIELMVVLVIIGIASAAISLSIKPDPLQLLRKDAERVAQLLQIAQAEARADGRPIAWLSDGKGFRFSRRSDSGKGFDHFDRDPQLRPRPWQSPKLEVRVEPKQKVVLNAEWINPPLQLTLSDGLNRLSVLRDASGRISVQ
- a CDS encoding RNA polymerase sigma factor, producing MKDAGQSSMVQLFLTSYEDFRVRLRRRLGSEDLANDVLHETYLRVDRMEAPPNLLRPNAYLYRMALNIAADRRQADARLLTGSEVEELLQVSDEALDPMRVVGGQKEIQSLLSALYELPARRRRIFIAARLEEAPHLEISQRFGISTRMVEKEIKAALGHCAAKLERKVFQRFGRGAGKPSSE
- a CDS encoding prepilin-type N-terminal cleavage/methylation domain-containing protein, which translates into the protein MNRQQGFTLIEVMVAILLMAVVSLIAWKGLDSVTRADKHLQASGEQSDSLLRALNQMQRDVEMRAGIELTEPKKVGTEDEPATAPPAVTVRSSDSKGFRLDIIRSAADQPGALQRVRWWLKGDTLYRAVAPARSRYPLPAPTAGVAVLGEVSDLQVRVWEADKGWRQLSGNRREDPLGLEVRLTRETAQGVEKYRQVMGPLQ